From a region of the Thermoplasmata archaeon genome:
- a CDS encoding tetratricopeptide repeat protein: protein MKICPYCRSPNHDNYTQCARCRRLSPREEQRRRYSSMLLPSKEKLEFVPAGHTPDTARASAAKSMVQASAQSQAPAHPREAQKPHVPSSMMRPLSVAPAGPKAPAHELPSQLPSTAAECTELAMKYYNAGIYDKAEAVFKHCLELNPLDINLWMLRGVSLRCLRKVDEALACFDKAIELKPDSIEAWRRKGFTLRILNRTEEAIKCYDKIIELNPRDTAALNDKANALDDLRRHEEALKVYEMVLKINPKDRYALENKEATERILKRKAAEAYRASFFGPKPI, encoded by the coding sequence ATGAAGATATGCCCCTATTGCCGCTCCCCAAACCACGACAACTACACCCAGTGCGCCCGATGCCGCCGCCTCTCTCCAAGGGAGGAGCAGAGGAGGCGCTACTCCAGCATGCTCCTGCCGTCAAAGGAGAAACTTGAGTTCGTCCCCGCTGGGCATACCCCGGATACCGCCCGCGCGTCCGCGGCAAAATCAATGGTCCAGGCTTCTGCACAATCTCAGGCCCCGGCCCACCCGCGCGAGGCACAGAAGCCCCACGTCCCGAGTTCCATGATGAGGCCCCTCTCCGTTGCACCCGCCGGCCCGAAGGCTCCAGCGCACGAGCTGCCTTCCCAGCTGCCCTCAACCGCAGCTGAGTGCACGGAGCTGGCGATGAAGTACTACAACGCGGGAATCTATGACAAAGCGGAGGCCGTCTTCAAACATTGCCTGGAACTCAATCCCCTCGACATCAACCTGTGGATGCTCAGGGGTGTCTCCCTCCGATGCCTGCGCAAGGTGGATGAGGCGCTCGCATGCTTCGACAAGGCGATTGAACTGAAGCCCGACAGCATCGAGGCTTGGAGGAGGAAGGGCTTCACGCTCAGAATTCTGAACAGAACCGAAGAGGCCATCAAATGCTACGACAAAATAATCGAGCTCAATCCCCGCGACACCGCCGCCCTCAACGACAAGGCCAACGCGCTAGATGACCTGAGGAGGCACGAGGAGGCGCTCAAGGTCTACGAGATGGTTCTCAAAATCAACCCGAAGGACCGCTACGCCCTCGAGAACAAGGAGGCCACTGAGAGAATTCTCAAGCGAAAGGCAGCGGAGGCCTACAGGGCTTCCTTCTTCGGTCCCAAGCCCATATGA
- a CDS encoding protein-L-isoaspartate O-methyltransferase — protein sequence MNTNEADFERQRRRLVESLKARGYINSPRVEAAMLAVRRHLFVPERNRPDAYDDRPLDIGEGQTISAPHMVAIMAEALELERGHRVLEVGGGSGYHAAVVAHIVAPEGHVYSVERIASLAERARKSLELAGYSKHVTVVVGDGSKGLPEHAPYDRIFVACAAPDIPPPLFDQLREGGKMLVPVGPVYLGQDLIRVEKRGGKQHSTNLGGCVFVPLIGEYGFRR from the coding sequence ATGAATACGAACGAGGCCGACTTCGAGCGCCAGAGGCGGAGGCTGGTCGAGAGCCTGAAGGCCCGGGGCTACATCAACAGCCCCCGGGTCGAGGCCGCGATGCTGGCCGTGAGGAGGCACCTCTTCGTCCCTGAGAGGAACAGGCCCGACGCCTACGACGACAGGCCGCTCGATATAGGCGAGGGCCAGACGATATCCGCGCCCCACATGGTCGCGATAATGGCCGAGGCGCTGGAGCTCGAGAGGGGGCACAGGGTGCTGGAGGTCGGCGGCGGCTCGGGCTACCACGCGGCCGTGGTCGCGCACATCGTCGCCCCGGAGGGCCATGTCTACTCCGTCGAGCGGATAGCCTCTCTCGCGGAGAGGGCCAGAAAGAGTCTGGAGCTCGCGGGCTACTCAAAACACGTCACGGTCGTCGTCGGCGACGGCTCGAAGGGGCTGCCCGAGCACGCGCCCTACGACAGAATCTTCGTCGCCTGCGCCGCCCCGGATATTCCTCCCCCCCTCTTTGACCAGCTCAGGGAGGGAGGTAAGATGCTTGTTCCCGTCGGGCCTGTCTATCTCGGCCAGGACCTCATTAGGGTCGAGAAGAGGGGCGGGAAGCAGCACTCCACCAATCTCGGCGGCTGCGTCTTTGTGCCCTTGATAGGCGAATACGGGTTCAGGCGGTGA
- a CDS encoding peptidylprolyl isomerase has translation MMDLERALAIATAVCFLTGGSASADGPPCTGTTCDANGVYVNATVVIEISWNSLTGNITIMLYEMGAPITSANFIKLASKGFYDGIKFHRCIDDFVAQTGDPNTKNNNPYDDGWGGSGETIPLEINSSLTHEDGAVGMARGQDPDSASSQFYICDGPQHDLDGSYAVFGIVVEGLELAKKIAAAPTYGYRRPLLKDHPIDDIVMTSVRVNLGHWLNRTENRTTPAAPQPGDATAAGAGALIALVAIPSGVLWVVRKRRGAGVGANRVR, from the coding sequence ATGATGGACCTAGAGAGGGCGCTCGCTATTGCGACGGCGGTGTGTTTTCTGACTGGCGGGAGTGCGTCCGCGGACGGGCCCCCTTGCACCGGCACCACATGCGATGCGAATGGGGTGTATGTGAACGCGACGGTTGTTATAGAAATATCCTGGAACTCACTCACTGGGAATATCACAATAATGCTCTATGAAATGGGCGCTCCAATCACCTCCGCCAACTTCATCAAGCTGGCCTCGAAGGGCTTCTACGATGGCATCAAGTTCCATAGGTGCATAGACGACTTTGTGGCGCAGACCGGAGACCCGAACACGAAAAACAACAACCCGTACGACGATGGCTGGGGTGGCTCGGGCGAGACCATTCCCCTAGAAATCAATTCGAGCCTGACGCACGAGGACGGGGCGGTGGGGATGGCGCGGGGCCAGGACCCCGACAGCGCCTCGAGCCAGTTCTACATCTGCGACGGCCCCCAGCACGACCTCGACGGTAGCTACGCCGTGTTCGGCATAGTGGTTGAGGGCCTCGAGCTGGCGAAGAAGATCGCGGCGGCCCCGACCTACGGCTATAGGAGACCACTCCTCAAGGACCATCCCATTGACGATATTGTGATGACCTCCGTCCGAGTCAACCTTGGTCACTGGCTCAACCGTACGGAGAACCGGACCACGCCGGCCGCGCCACAACCAGGTGACGCAACCGCCGCTGGCGCTGGAGCGCTGATCGCCCTCGTCGCAATTCCCTCTGGCGTCCTTTGGGTGGTCCGGAAGCGGAGAGGGGCAGGGGTGGGGGCGAATCGGGTCCGGTAG
- a CDS encoding phosphoadenosine phosphosulfate reductase family protein, producing MTQVRLGRITLHWCRRCDLPLLRREPCGICGSTPLPVALTPPGDARPAFDFDLDMVREVAAGQFGADAGRRLLPGGEAVMLNRVPDIDRTDEIVAGGRVLGNLAFLPGRGLVLQLRMAGAERVGVPEKGWVVADRGAVASVLQSSNLMGPGVLRASEDIRPGDEVIVLEEGGALLATGSARMSFGQMRAGEKGIAVKIRWRRGEEGAREDDRSRDGSGTEGGRGDERGPSVWSRAVLANRAILEGEVRKAVSFIKEGVERVGKPVAVSYSGGKDSLATLLLVLEAGIRPRLLFVDTGLELPETVENARSVAASLGLELLTESAGDAFWRGLPLFGPPARDARWCCKCCKLGPVTRLILKEFPGGVLSFIGQRRYESEARALKGPVWKNPWVPGQIGASPIQDWPALQLWLFLFSRLGAPAIDGGGGVGDSGGEASMPEGSGVTAPKLEAEGGTGNTSALPDNQKAGLSQAKPSLRWNPWYERGLERIGCFLCPASNLADLELVKRFYAGYGRWEETLKNLPEEWKLYGLWRWRRIPRGIEEYMTKMGVHPTPIPAPPKGAELAVKSRSRGEDGRWELRASHSPLRDVVLLRNRLLPLGKVMEEEGSLSIGGWARIQPDGAITVWAASEEELERRLERLREALLRAEGCAGCGVCTGRCRSGAAGVREGRMVIDPERCTGCGSCLEGPCPVTAYGPGLQSDL from the coding sequence GTGACCCAAGTCCGTCTTGGGAGGATAACGCTCCACTGGTGCAGGCGATGCGACCTTCCTCTTCTCAGGCGAGAGCCCTGCGGAATCTGCGGCTCGACGCCCCTCCCGGTTGCGCTGACACCACCCGGCGACGCGAGGCCAGCCTTCGATTTCGACCTCGATATGGTCAGGGAGGTCGCCGCCGGCCAGTTCGGCGCCGACGCCGGCCGGAGGCTACTGCCCGGGGGAGAAGCGGTCATGCTCAACCGCGTCCCGGACATCGACAGAACCGATGAGATCGTCGCGGGAGGGAGGGTTCTGGGCAACCTTGCCTTCCTTCCGGGAAGAGGCCTCGTCCTCCAGCTCAGGATGGCTGGAGCGGAGAGGGTCGGGGTCCCGGAGAAGGGTTGGGTTGTTGCTGATCGCGGAGCGGTTGCCTCGGTCCTGCAGAGTTCAAATTTGATGGGCCCGGGGGTGCTGAGGGCCTCTGAAGATATCAGGCCTGGGGACGAGGTAATTGTGCTGGAGGAGGGAGGAGCGCTCCTAGCCACGGGATCTGCCAGAATGTCCTTTGGACAGATGCGTGCGGGTGAGAAGGGAATTGCAGTGAAAATCCGGTGGCGAAGGGGGGAGGAGGGTGCCAGAGAGGACGACCGGTCCCGGGATGGCTCCGGCACCGAAGGAGGACGGGGCGATGAGCGCGGCCCCTCCGTCTGGAGCAGGGCAGTCCTGGCGAACCGGGCGATTCTGGAGGGGGAGGTGCGGAAAGCGGTATCATTCATCAAAGAGGGCGTCGAGAGGGTCGGGAAACCGGTCGCGGTATCCTATAGCGGTGGGAAGGACAGCCTAGCGACCCTCCTCCTCGTGCTGGAGGCTGGGATAAGGCCAAGGCTGCTTTTCGTGGACACGGGCCTCGAGCTCCCTGAGACGGTGGAGAACGCGCGCTCCGTCGCCGCCTCGCTCGGCCTCGAGCTTCTCACGGAGAGCGCTGGGGACGCCTTCTGGCGCGGCCTGCCCCTTTTCGGTCCGCCAGCCCGGGACGCGCGATGGTGCTGCAAGTGCTGCAAGCTCGGGCCCGTGACGAGACTTATTCTCAAGGAGTTCCCTGGGGGTGTCCTGTCCTTCATAGGCCAGAGGAGGTACGAGTCCGAAGCGAGGGCGTTGAAGGGCCCGGTCTGGAAAAACCCGTGGGTCCCCGGACAGATCGGGGCCTCGCCGATTCAGGACTGGCCGGCGCTGCAGCTCTGGCTCTTTCTCTTCTCAAGACTCGGAGCGCCGGCGATTGATGGCGGCGGAGGCGTTGGCGATTCGGGAGGAGAGGCCTCCATGCCTGAGGGGTCGGGCGTTACGGCCCCGAAACTGGAGGCGGAGGGAGGCACGGGAAACACCTCCGCCCTCCCAGACAACCAGAAGGCGGGCCTCTCCCAGGCGAAGCCGAGCCTTCGCTGGAACCCCTGGTACGAGCGCGGGCTGGAGAGAATCGGCTGTTTCCTCTGTCCGGCGAGCAATCTGGCGGACCTCGAGCTCGTGAAGAGGTTCTACGCTGGTTACGGACGGTGGGAGGAGACGCTTAAAAATCTCCCAGAGGAGTGGAAGCTCTACGGCCTGTGGAGGTGGAGGCGCATACCCCGTGGAATTGAGGAGTATATGACCAAGATGGGGGTGCACCCAACGCCCATTCCAGCCCCTCCTAAGGGAGCCGAGCTGGCTGTCAAAAGCAGGAGTCGGGGCGAGGATGGGAGGTGGGAGCTCAGGGCCAGCCACTCACCACTACGGGACGTTGTCCTCCTACGGAACCGCCTACTCCCGCTCGGAAAAGTCATGGAAGAGGAGGGGAGTCTGAGCATTGGCGGATGGGCCAGAATTCAGCCCGATGGAGCGATAACGGTGTGGGCCGCGAGCGAAGAGGAGCTGGAGCGCCGGCTGGAGAGGCTAAGAGAGGCGCTGCTCAGAGCGGAGGGGTGCGCAGGCTGCGGGGTCTGCACTGGTAGATGCAGGAGCGGCGCGGCCGGAGTGCGGGAGGGGAGAATGGTGATTGACCCGGAGAGATGCACAGGCTGCGGGTCCTGCCTAGAGGGGCCGTGCCCTGTCACAGCATACGGGCCAGGGCTCCAGAGCGATTTGTGA